GACGTGAATGTGGGTGCCGTTGATCGAGCGCTTTAGCTGCGACCAGAAGCCTTCGATGGCGTTCACGGTGGCGCCTGACTTTGAGCAGACATACTGGTCGAGCGAGTGGTTCACGCTGTTGTGGACGTAGCCCATTGTGCCGAGCCCGCCGTAGGCCAGATGCTCGTCGGTGCTGACCTTCGCGCCTTTTGTGACGGTCTGGCGAATGATCGGCAGCAAGGTGCCGCTGCGGCGATCCGGGACGACTTGGGTAACGACGTCACCACCCTCTTCCAGCATTCCGAACACGAGCGTCTTATTCGACGCGCCAGCTTCCAGCTTGTCGGGGACGCTCTGGTAGCCCCCGACGAACGTCTCATCAATCTGGACGGTACGGCCAAGCCCGCCAATGCGGTCGTCACCATCAACCTTCCCCATATACTCCCGGATCATGTGACACATGCGCCAAGCCGTCTTGTACGTGACGCCTAGCTGGCGCTCGACTTCCTTGGCGGCAACGCCGTTCCGCGACGAGCAGAACTGGAACATGACGAAGAACCAGTCGCGCAGCGGGGTGCGGGTGCGATCGAACGGCGTCCCTGCGGTCGGATAGACTTGATAAGCGCACCACTGGCACTGGTAGGAACGACGCGCCTTCACCCGCGAAAACTTCGCCTCACGACCGCAGCCGGGGCAATCGAAAGCGTTGCCGTACCGAACCTGAAACAGGTGATCCAAGCAGCTTTCCTCGGTCGAGAACCGGGCCTGAAACTGGCGGAGCGTGGGGGCTTTCGTCTTCATACCCATTGTATGCCACAACAGCTTACATGTTTCAAGGGGATAAGTGCCCACTTTCCTACAGACCCCATTCCGGCATATCTGGCGAGTCCTCCGAGTCGAACCACACGAAGGGGACACAAGCCATGAACGCCCAGACCGAGATCCAGCCCTACGATCCGGCCACCTTCGATCATGCCGCCTATCACGGCTTCTCCCCGCCCCCCGGCACCACCCGCTACGATGGCTGGACGCCCGAAAAGCAGCGCCGCTTCCTCGAAGCCTTGTCCGAGGGGCATAATGTCACCCGCGCCTGCGCGATCGTCGGCATGTCGACGCAATCGGCCTATGCGATGCGCAACGCCCCGCGCGGCCAGAGCTTCGCGCTCGGCTGGCAAGCCGCGGTGCTCAAGGCGCGCGACACGCTCGCCGACGACCTGATGGACCGCGCCTTCAACGGCGTCCGCGACACGATCACCCGCGACGACGGCAGTATCGTCACTCGCCACCGCCACGACAATCGCCACGCGATGGCGATGCTCAACCGGCTGGACCGCATGGCCGGCGCCGCCGATGGCAGCGTGGCCGCGCGGCTGATCGCCGCCGACTTCGCCCAATATCTCGACCTGATCGAACGCGACGCCGGCCCGGCCCGCGCCGGCGTGTTCCTCGGCGCGCGGATCGAGCCTGCCGGCGAGGACGATCTCGCGCCGATCCGCGCGCTCGCCCGCGCCGATCGCTGGCTGCGCACCCATACCGACATTGCCGACCCCCTCGACACCAGCGATCTCGATCCCGCCGAGCGCGCCAGCTGGACCGGCGAGCAATGGGCTCGCGCCGAGGCCGCCGGGCTGGTCGCCCTCGCCCCGGCTCCGAATCAAAACCCCGAAAACCGTCAAGTTCATCAACTTGGCCAGCTCGATCCCCATCCCTCCGATCGCGTGTGGTGGGACGAGGTCGGCGAGGAATGGCGCACCGAATTCCCCCCGCCCGCGGGGTTCGACGGCGACGAGGACGGCAGTTTCGGCGACGACGAATATTCGCGCGCCCTGAGCGAAGCCGAGCTGGCCGCCTACGAGGCCCAGGACCGCGCCCAACTCGCCGAACTCGCCGCTACCGAGGGCCGCGAACGCGACGCCTATTTCGGCTTCCCCGCCGCGCCCGCCCCGGAAGCGCCCGCCGCCCCCGCCGATTGCGCGCCCGGGCATATTGATGCGCCTTCGTGCGTTGAGGCCCCGAAAGCGCGATCCCGCGCCCGTACAGGAGCACCCCGCATGAGCATCTTCGGCAAGATCAAGGACGCCATTTTCGGCCACAAGGCCGCCGCCGCGCCCGCCGCTCCCCAAGCGCCCGCACAGGGCCAGGCGCCGGCCATGCCCCAGATGCAGCAGGCGCCGGCCGCGCCGGCCGCCCCCGCCCCGGTCGATGTCGAGAATGTGCTGATGGTCTTCGAGACCGAGCGCGGTACGTCGGACCTCAACTGGCGCACCTCGATCGTCGACCTGATGAAGCTGATCGGCCTCGATTCGAGCCTCGACAACCGCAAGGAACTCGCCGCCGAGCTCGGCTATACCGGCGCCAGGGACGGCAGCGCGGAGATGAATATCTGGCTGCACAAGGCCGTGATGCAGGAGCTCGCCAGGAACGGCGGCAACGTCCCCGCGAGCCTGAAGGGTTGAGGTTCGTAGGAAGGTGACTCACGCGAAGCCGCGAAGGCACGAAGAAGAGTCGTTCGCGCAGAGGCGCGGAGGCGTAAGTGGAGAACGCCGCGCAAGCGGCCCTCATTCGCAAAGGCGGAAGGTCAGATGCTGCGCATCGAAGCAGACCAACCTGCGCCCTCCGCGCCTCTGCGCCTCTGCGCCTCTGCGCGAAATCGTCCTTATTCTCTTCTTCGCGTCGTCGCGCCTTCGCGTGAGCAATCCCTCTTCTTCCTCCGATGACGCCGGCCGCGTTATTGAATCGTTAACCCTGCCACCCTATATACGGATCAGGCGCCCGCCGCAGTGCGGCTGTTCCCCACCGAGAAATTGGATGGAACCGCGGCGCCCTTCGTCCTTTTCCGCAGCACGGGATCGCATCTGGCCATGCATTGGCCGCAGTGCATCTCCGCATCCGGCATTCCGCCGGTCGCTTCGGTCCAGGACGGTACGACAACCCCAACAGGATATAGAATGAACTTTTTTACCAATATCGAAGACACCCAGATTACCCGCGGCGCGCGCAAGGCGTTCGACGCATTCATCCCCGTTCACCGTCGCCTCTTCCCGATCGAGCCGTGCCCGCGCGAAGTCGCCCGCGCCGCCGTTCGCGAAGTGCTCGGCTGAACCAGCCCATCAGGGCGCGGCTGACGCCGTGCCCTGCACCGGGGCATGCACGGCATGCTCCGATCGGGCTGCAGAATTGTGCAAATATTCTTGCGGCCCCTCTAATTCAAAAGCGAATCCGCGGGAATCCCGCGAAGTTGAGCCTCAGAATTCCTACAAATCAGAGCGCCGCGGGCAGCCGATTTGTAATTTGAAGCCAAAGCGCCCATATAGGGGCTGCTACAGTCGCAATCAGACGGTCACTTGGGCGCTTTGCGGCTCCTTTTTTCCTTCTCCTCGCCTCCGCAGCACGAGGTCCGCCCGTACGGGGCGCGCCGACCATAGAAGGAATAAGTTATGACCCAGCAGGGCACCGTCAAGTTTTTCAACGCCGACAAGGGCTATGGCTTCATCGCCAGCGACAATGGCGGCCCGGACGCGTTCGTCCACATCACCGCGGTCGAGCGCGCTGGCCTCAGCACGCTGAACCAGAACCAGCGCGTGACCTATGATCTCGAGCCCGACAAGAAGGGCAAGATGGCCGCAGTCAACCTCCAGGCCGGCGAATAAGGAACGCCGCGGCGCCTCGCTCGTTTTGCGGGCGGGGCGCCGCGCTCCTCCTTCTTCCCTTCCCCTCGGAGCAAATCATGGCCGATCTCGTGAACACGTATCGCGCGCAGGCTGACAAGGCGCAGGCCGAGGCCGACAATGCGACGCTCGCCAATGTGCGCGAGCGCAACCAGCGCGCCGCCGACGCCTGGACCCAGATGGCCGAGCGCCAAGAGCGCACCGAGCGCGGCCGCGCCGTCCGCGAAGGCGCCGCACAGGCCCGCGCCGCCCTGGTCGGGGCACACGAATAACCCACGCCGGACTCGGCAATTCCTTGCGTCCATGCTAGGACGCGACTCACCAGCGGCAGCCTGTATTCCGTAAGCGCCGCTGGCTGAGAGACAGGACCGCGCTCCCGCTTACAGGATCTCCTGGAGCTTGCCATGGACCTTGAATATCTGAGTCGTCGGCACGCCGATGCCGTCGCCCGCGCCGCCGCCGCCGACTCGGCGCCCGCCCGCATCGCCCATCTCGGCATGGCCCGCGGCTACGCCACGCTCATCGCCGCCCGAAAGCGCACCATCCCTCCGGA
This genomic stretch from Sphingomonas sp. LM7 harbors:
- a CDS encoding IS1595 family transposase; protein product: MKTKAPTLRQFQARFSTEESCLDHLFQVRYGNAFDCPGCGREAKFSRVKARRSYQCQWCAYQVYPTAGTPFDRTRTPLRDWFFVMFQFCSSRNGVAAKEVERQLGVTYKTAWRMCHMIREYMGKVDGDDRIGGLGRTVQIDETFVGGYQSVPDKLEAGASNKTLVFGMLEEGGDVVTQVVPDRRSGTLLPIIRQTVTKGAKVSTDEHLAYGGLGTMGYVHNSVNHSLDQYVCSKSGATVNAIEGFWSQLKRSINGTHIHVSGKHLPKYLGEHEYRWNMRREPHLMLDRLLFAFSR
- a CDS encoding cold-shock protein → MTQQGTVKFFNADKGYGFIASDNGGPDAFVHITAVERAGLSTLNQNQRVTYDLEPDKKGKMAAVNLQAGE
- a CDS encoding DUF3597 domain-containing protein: MNAQTEIQPYDPATFDHAAYHGFSPPPGTTRYDGWTPEKQRRFLEALSEGHNVTRACAIVGMSTQSAYAMRNAPRGQSFALGWQAAVLKARDTLADDLMDRAFNGVRDTITRDDGSIVTRHRHDNRHAMAMLNRLDRMAGAADGSVAARLIAADFAQYLDLIERDAGPARAGVFLGARIEPAGEDDLAPIRALARADRWLRTHTDIADPLDTSDLDPAERASWTGEQWARAEAAGLVALAPAPNQNPENRQVHQLGQLDPHPSDRVWWDEVGEEWRTEFPPPAGFDGDEDGSFGDDEYSRALSEAELAAYEAQDRAQLAELAATEGRERDAYFGFPAAPAPEAPAAPADCAPGHIDAPSCVEAPKARSRARTGAPRMSIFGKIKDAIFGHKAAAAPAAPQAPAQGQAPAMPQMQQAPAAPAAPAPVDVENVLMVFETERGTSDLNWRTSIVDLMKLIGLDSSLDNRKELAAELGYTGARDGSAEMNIWLHKAVMQELARNGGNVPASLKG